In a single window of the Pirellulales bacterium genome:
- a CDS encoding glutamate decarboxylase — MGLHEKDSIRDQFDDDVYASADLSVSMPKYRFPASEHEPRHAYSVVHDELMLDGNSRQNLATFCQTWVEPEVHRLMDECLDKNMIDKDEYPQTAEIEARCVHMLADLWNSPAEANTIGCSTTGSSEAAMLGGMAMLRQWQAQRRAVGKSTDKPNLITGPVQVCWHKFTRYWDIEHREIPMTPGRLLMTPEEVLARCDENTIGVVPTLGVTFTCQYEPIQAVATALDRLQQSRGLDIPIHVDGASGGFLAPFCAPDLPWDFRLPRVKSINSSGHKFGLAPLGVGWVVWREAIDLPEELIFWVNYLGGNMRDIALNFSRPGGQVVCQYYNFLRLGREGYRKIHMACYENAQYLAGEIEKLGLFEVLFKGDPARGIPALCWKIRDGLEPGFSLYDLADRLRVRGWQVPAYSLPPNCSDLVIQRILVRHGTSRDLASLLIDDIGRAIDYFRQHPIQKPLTAAEASGFHH, encoded by the coding sequence ATGGGCTTGCACGAGAAGGATTCTATTCGCGACCAGTTCGACGACGACGTCTACGCCTCAGCCGATCTCTCGGTCAGCATGCCGAAGTATCGTTTTCCCGCGTCCGAGCACGAGCCGCGGCACGCCTACTCGGTGGTTCACGACGAGCTGATGCTCGACGGAAACTCGCGTCAGAATCTGGCGACGTTCTGCCAGACCTGGGTCGAGCCCGAGGTCCATCGGCTGATGGATGAGTGCCTCGACAAGAACATGATCGACAAGGACGAGTATCCGCAGACGGCCGAGATCGAGGCCCGCTGCGTCCACATGCTGGCCGATTTATGGAACTCGCCCGCCGAGGCGAACACCATCGGCTGTTCGACGACCGGTTCGAGCGAAGCGGCCATGCTCGGCGGAATGGCGATGCTACGCCAATGGCAGGCCCAGCGTCGTGCCGTCGGCAAGTCGACCGACAAGCCCAATCTGATTACCGGTCCCGTGCAAGTCTGCTGGCACAAGTTCACCCGTTATTGGGACATCGAGCATCGCGAGATCCCCATGACACCGGGGCGTCTGCTCATGACCCCCGAAGAAGTGCTGGCCCGGTGCGACGAGAACACGATCGGCGTCGTTCCCACGCTGGGGGTGACCTTCACCTGCCAGTACGAGCCGATTCAGGCCGTAGCGACGGCGCTCGATCGATTGCAACAATCGCGCGGGCTCGATATTCCCATTCACGTCGACGGCGCCAGTGGCGGTTTTCTCGCTCCCTTCTGCGCGCCCGATCTCCCCTGGGACTTTCGCCTGCCGCGCGTGAAGTCGATCAACAGCTCGGGACACAAGTTCGGGCTCGCGCCACTTGGTGTCGGGTGGGTCGTGTGGCGCGAAGCGATCGACTTGCCCGAGGAGCTCATCTTCTGGGTCAACTATCTCGGCGGGAACATGCGCGACATCGCGCTCAATTTCTCGCGTCCCGGCGGACAGGTCGTGTGCCAGTACTACAACTTCCTGCGACTCGGCCGAGAAGGCTACCGCAAGATCCACATGGCCTGCTACGAGAATGCCCAGTACCTGGCCGGCGAAATCGAAAAGCTGGGGCTCTTCGAGGTGCTCTTCAAGGGGGATCCAGCCCGCGGTATTCCGGCCTTGTGCTGGAAAATACGCGACGGTCTGGAGCCGGGATTCAGCCTGTATGATCTGGCCGATCGCTTGCGGGTGCGCGGCTGGCAGGTTCCTGCATATTCGTTGCCGCCAAACTGCAGCGACCTGGTGATTCAACGCATCCTGGTACGGCACGGGACGAGCCGCGATCTGGCGTCGCTGCTGATCGACGACATCGGCCGCGCGATCGATTACTTCCGCCAGCACCCGATCCAAAAACCGCTCACGGCGGCCGAGGCCTCGGGCTTTCACCATTAG
- a CDS encoding amidohydrolase family protein, translating into MIATSAAHDVVIRKGLFFDGTGKPGVQADLAIEDGKVKQVAPRLPGQGRREIDAQGCWVMPGMLDIHTHYDAEIEAIPGLDESVRHGVTTVVMGNCSLSAAIGSLKDVLDLFCRVESLPRDVLAQFLGEEIPWKNVRQYYDHLETLSIGPNVSSFIGHSSVRAHVMGMERSLRVSKATTDEIRQMQGIVSEAMDEGYLGMSIDLLPWHRMDGEPFCGISVPSQHAAPSEYGKLASVVRQRDRILQATPNALNKKTVLTIAMLSTGVLRKPLRTTIVAAMDVKTNRKVYKIATLGATVLNGLLRSNIRWQSLAEPFLNYCDGVFTPLFEEFPTGVVAISATADERRQMFSDPQYRAAFRADWESTRERLFHRNLDDMWIVASPIPGQVGKSFQQVAEETGAEPIVYFMDLMAEHDTAVRWKTVVTNDRPDKRRFIFAHPTTLPGFNDSGAHARNMAFQDGGLQMLQQVVLNPEVMPIEKAIHKLTGLSAEWLGLDTGTLVPGKHADVAVIDPIQLKTGLSEPLEINDPRFHGAMRMVKRSDGVVRQVLVGGKIAFENGNFADDFGQTKYGRLLRSTR; encoded by the coding sequence GTGATCGCGACTTCCGCTGCTCACGATGTCGTCATTCGCAAGGGACTCTTCTTCGATGGCACCGGCAAGCCGGGCGTGCAGGCCGATCTGGCCATCGAAGACGGCAAGGTCAAGCAGGTCGCGCCCCGTCTGCCCGGGCAGGGCCGTCGCGAGATCGATGCGCAGGGCTGCTGGGTGATGCCCGGCATGCTCGATATCCACACGCACTACGACGCCGAGATCGAGGCCATCCCGGGGCTCGACGAGTCGGTGCGTCATGGCGTGACCACGGTGGTGATGGGCAATTGCTCGCTGTCGGCCGCCATCGGCAGCCTCAAAGACGTGCTCGATCTGTTCTGCCGGGTCGAGAGTCTGCCGCGCGACGTGCTGGCCCAGTTCTTGGGCGAAGAGATCCCCTGGAAGAATGTCCGCCAGTATTATGACCATCTCGAGACGTTGTCCATCGGACCCAACGTCAGCAGCTTCATCGGCCATTCGAGCGTGCGGGCACACGTGATGGGGATGGAGCGCAGCCTGCGGGTCTCGAAGGCCACGACCGACGAGATCCGCCAGATGCAGGGGATCGTCTCCGAGGCGATGGACGAAGGTTACCTGGGCATGTCGATCGACCTGTTGCCCTGGCACCGCATGGATGGAGAGCCCTTCTGCGGCATCTCGGTCCCCTCGCAGCATGCCGCGCCCAGCGAATATGGCAAGCTCGCGAGCGTCGTCCGCCAGCGCGATCGCATCCTGCAGGCCACGCCGAACGCCCTGAACAAGAAAACCGTGCTGACGATCGCCATGCTCAGCACGGGCGTCTTGCGCAAGCCTTTGCGCACGACGATCGTGGCCGCCATGGATGTGAAGACGAACCGCAAGGTGTACAAGATCGCCACGCTCGGCGCCACGGTGCTCAACGGCCTGTTGCGCTCGAATATCCGCTGGCAGTCGCTGGCCGAACCCTTCTTGAACTACTGCGACGGGGTCTTTACGCCGCTGTTCGAGGAATTTCCCACGGGGGTCGTGGCCATCAGCGCCACGGCCGACGAGCGCCGGCAGATGTTCTCCGATCCCCAATACCGTGCGGCCTTCCGCGCCGATTGGGAATCGACCCGCGAGCGGCTCTTCCATCGCAACCTGGACGATATGTGGATCGTGGCTTCGCCGATCCCGGGCCAGGTGGGCAAGTCGTTTCAGCAGGTGGCCGAAGAAACGGGCGCCGAGCCGATCGTCTACTTCATGGACCTGATGGCCGAGCACGATACGGCCGTCCGCTGGAAGACGGTGGTCACGAACGATCGGCCCGACAAGCGCCGTTTCATCTTTGCGCATCCCACGACCTTGCCCGGCTTCAACGACTCGGGCGCGCACGCCCGCAACATGGCATTTCAGGATGGCGGACTGCAAATGTTGCAGCAGGTCGTGCTGAATCCCGAGGTGATGCCGATCGAAAAAGCAATTCACAAGCTGACCGGATTGTCGGCCGAGTGGCTCGGACTCGACACCGGTACGCTCGTGCCGGGCAAGCATGCCGACGTCGCCGTGATCGATCCCATCCAGCTCAAGACGGGGCTCTCCGAACCGCTGGAGATAAACGACCCACGATTCCACGGCGCCATGCGCATGGTGAAACGTTCGGACGGCGTGGTGCGCCAGGTGCTCGTCGGCGGCAAAATCGCCTTCGAGAATGGAAACTTCGCTGACGATTTCGGGCAAACAAAATACGGACGCTTACTACGCTCGACGCGTTAG
- the hmpA gene encoding NO-inducible flavohemoprotein: MISPKSIEIIKSITPAVAAQAETITRCFYRRMFEGNPEVQAYFNPAHQFSGGQQQALAGAICAYFANIDQPEVLGPAVNLIAHKHCSLGVQPEHYPIVGKHLLAAIGEVMGDAVTEEIVAAVVEAYEFLAQVCIEREREIYAQQRGADGGWNGYREFIVDRKVRESDVVTSFYLKPADGGSVPDYEPGQYITVKIDHPTVPTSPRNYSLSDRPGVGHFRISVKREPAPAAQAPEGLVSNYLHDSVSVGDRLQIGPPCGEFTIPADVETDRPIVLLAGGIGVTPLLAMAKSLIHRGVQSPIYFLQAARNSNVHALAEEVRALTKQGVPVTTHIMYDAPLADDTAGAHCDSTGTIDRDFLEQWVPYERAEFYFCGPKPFMQTIYGALQELGVEEDRIHFEFFGPRGEITTNPADAAI, from the coding sequence ATGATTAGCCCCAAGTCGATCGAGATCATCAAGAGCATCACCCCAGCCGTTGCCGCCCAGGCCGAGACGATCACCCGCTGCTTTTATCGGCGGATGTTCGAGGGGAATCCCGAGGTGCAGGCGTACTTCAATCCAGCTCATCAATTTTCGGGAGGACAGCAACAAGCCTTGGCCGGCGCCATCTGCGCCTATTTCGCGAACATCGATCAACCCGAAGTTTTGGGGCCGGCAGTCAATCTTATCGCGCATAAGCATTGTTCGCTCGGCGTGCAACCCGAGCATTATCCGATTGTGGGCAAGCACCTGCTCGCCGCGATTGGCGAGGTGATGGGAGACGCCGTCACCGAGGAAATCGTCGCCGCGGTGGTCGAGGCCTACGAGTTTCTCGCCCAGGTCTGTATCGAGCGTGAGCGAGAGATCTATGCACAGCAGCGGGGGGCCGACGGCGGTTGGAACGGTTACCGAGAATTTATCGTCGACCGCAAGGTGCGCGAGAGCGACGTGGTGACCTCTTTCTATTTGAAACCGGCCGATGGCGGATCGGTGCCCGACTATGAGCCGGGGCAATACATCACGGTGAAGATCGATCATCCGACCGTGCCGACGTCGCCGCGCAACTACAGTCTGTCGGACCGGCCGGGCGTGGGACACTTTCGCATCAGCGTAAAGCGCGAGCCGGCCCCGGCGGCCCAAGCCCCCGAGGGGCTCGTCTCGAATTACCTGCACGACTCGGTCTCCGTGGGTGATCGCTTGCAGATTGGTCCGCCCTGCGGCGAGTTTACGATTCCGGCCGATGTTGAGACCGACCGCCCCATCGTCTTACTGGCCGGCGGCATCGGCGTGACACCGTTGTTGGCCATGGCGAAGTCGCTTATCCATCGCGGTGTGCAGTCGCCGATCTATTTCCTGCAGGCGGCCCGCAACAGCAACGTACACGCCCTGGCCGAGGAAGTGCGCGCTTTGACGAAGCAGGGCGTGCCGGTGACGACGCACATCATGTACGACGCGCCTCTCGCCGACGACACGGCAGGTGCGCATTGCGACAGCACGGGCACGATCGATCGTGACTTTCTCGAGCAGTGGGTCCCCTACGAGCGCGCCGAGTTCTATTTCTGTGGACCGAAGCCGTTCATGCAGACGATTTATGGTGCGTTGCAGGAACTGGGGGTGGAAGAAGATCGCATCCACTTCGAATTCTTCGGTCCGCGAGGCGAGATCACCACCAACCCCGCGGACGCCGCGATATAA
- a CDS encoding DUF1553 domain-containing protein, with product MAARPIALPATCVVFLTLVAVLISPLPALADETIIARWDFGAEETTPLKMNGGVHRDVPGPRPPDYPDFEPNNTAVKLDGEGAYLSFDDPGVQSPFDFTTGDAITLEAWVQVSELGRRENVYVIGKGRTGSKGFARDNQNWALRVRETKGKAGVSFLFATPPKEEERNSDAHWHRWTTKNGFKPGKTWHHIAVSYRFGEPESIRGWIDGKAEVGVWDMGGPTKEAPVVDNDSIWIGSALRGAASNSFRGALDSIVIHRQIVDESAMKSRYRFTGVEVMAKPAPEVMPELGELPAGQVLVACHEGMPTHDRWLNEDETLPTETMRWQAEAMLFDRLPVRFDDWGIRDQWKAPVLARLAADIRLAPGTHRFIMRVRGLSRLWVNGVVVARAKPVAGSPSGEEPITPITPPPLPGLRSAEHRQQEVLGEATIGSDGKCRVVLETLIGGAKFRVDPGELCVAVESADGRSFLVLPTGGDPQSQQTPQTELPESPPIHLTDSDVTAALARSEGALSALDDEHRRAAAASQDSFWQKRHDAARDWARQHPAPSVPGTAASAIDAFLATKIEHALAAAAKTPLAEAQQFHEQIFSVLRDNCLRCHGEKENGGLRLDSREDALAGGDSGLAAIVAGSVADSELIRRLRSEDPDERMPPGGKPLSEEQIAALESWIASGAVWPAPPVTAEEVAAPALLDDAAFLRRLYFDTVGVPPQEDDLRRFLADDSPDKRREWIDRLLADDRWADHWMSYWQDVLAENPTLINSSLNTTGPFRWFLYDALRDGKSFDRLVTELILLRGNAHAGGSAGFGIAGDNDAPLAAKGQIVSSAFLGIELQCARCHDSPYHSTTQRDLYSLAAMLARKPVTVPKSSRVPAAFFQQKSRESLIQVTLEPDEEITPTWPFAEIAGTPTEGSLDGLMQNPGDSRERLAAYITAPQNGRFAKVVVNRIWRRLLGAGLVEPADDWEGHPASHPELLDWLANEFIAHDYDIKHMVRLILASQVYQRRATGHNAAADPELRFFVAPDRRRLSAEQVVDSLVAASGQPLDVEELTFDPDGRRPASNRLTLGVPRRAWMLADLANERDRPSLGLPRARALADLMEAFGWSGARQNPRTDREADPNVLQPGVMANSTASVLLTRAVEGSGLAELAVVATSPETLVDRLFLRYVSRLPSDAERAPLASTLAEGFAQRIVPASEVEAPASPAALPRVTWSNHLSPDASTIALELERRARSGLPADGRLRPAWREAYEDVVWSIINIREFVWLP from the coding sequence ATGGCCGCTCGCCCGATAGCCCTGCCTGCGACCTGCGTCGTATTCCTGACCCTGGTCGCGGTGTTGATCTCGCCCTTGCCGGCCTTAGCCGATGAGACGATCATCGCCCGTTGGGATTTCGGCGCCGAAGAGACCACGCCACTCAAGATGAACGGTGGCGTGCATCGCGACGTGCCGGGACCGCGGCCGCCCGACTATCCCGACTTCGAGCCGAATAACACCGCGGTTAAGCTCGACGGCGAGGGGGCGTATCTATCGTTCGACGATCCGGGCGTGCAAAGCCCGTTCGACTTTACCACCGGCGACGCGATCACGCTCGAAGCCTGGGTGCAGGTCAGCGAGTTGGGACGCCGCGAGAATGTCTATGTCATCGGCAAGGGGCGCACCGGCTCGAAGGGCTTTGCCCGCGACAATCAAAATTGGGCGCTCCGCGTCCGCGAGACCAAGGGCAAGGCGGGGGTGAGTTTTCTCTTCGCCACGCCGCCCAAAGAGGAGGAGCGAAACTCCGACGCGCACTGGCATCGCTGGACGACGAAGAACGGTTTCAAGCCGGGCAAGACCTGGCACCACATCGCCGTCTCGTACCGCTTTGGTGAACCGGAGAGCATCCGGGGCTGGATCGACGGCAAGGCGGAAGTGGGCGTATGGGACATGGGTGGTCCGACCAAGGAAGCCCCCGTCGTCGATAACGACTCGATCTGGATCGGTTCGGCACTGCGGGGAGCAGCGAGCAATAGTTTTCGCGGCGCGCTCGATTCCATCGTTATACATCGCCAGATCGTGGACGAGTCGGCGATGAAATCGCGTTATCGTTTCACAGGCGTCGAAGTGATGGCCAAGCCGGCGCCCGAAGTGATGCCCGAGTTGGGCGAACTCCCCGCCGGGCAAGTCCTCGTCGCCTGCCACGAAGGCATGCCGACGCACGATCGCTGGTTGAACGAGGATGAGACGCTTCCCACCGAGACGATGCGTTGGCAAGCCGAGGCGATGCTGTTCGATCGCCTGCCGGTGCGGTTCGATGACTGGGGCATTCGCGATCAATGGAAAGCGCCCGTGCTCGCGCGGCTGGCGGCCGACATTCGCCTGGCGCCGGGCACGCACCGTTTCATCATGCGAGTGCGCGGGCTGAGCCGCTTGTGGGTCAACGGAGTGGTCGTGGCGCGCGCAAAGCCGGTGGCCGGCTCGCCGAGTGGCGAGGAACCGATCACCCCCATCACGCCGCCGCCGTTGCCGGGTCTGCGCAGTGCCGAACATCGACAGCAGGAGGTACTCGGCGAGGCGACGATCGGCAGCGATGGCAAATGCCGCGTCGTGCTCGAAACGTTGATCGGGGGCGCGAAATTTCGCGTCGACCCTGGAGAACTGTGCGTGGCGGTGGAGTCGGCGGATGGCCGGTCGTTCCTAGTATTGCCGACCGGTGGAGATCCGCAGTCCCAACAGACACCGCAAACCGAATTGCCGGAGTCGCCCCCCATTCACCTGACCGATAGCGACGTGACGGCCGCACTGGCGCGCAGCGAGGGGGCGCTGTCGGCGCTCGACGATGAGCATCGCCGTGCTGCCGCCGCGAGCCAGGACTCGTTCTGGCAGAAACGGCACGATGCGGCCCGCGACTGGGCGCGGCAGCATCCGGCACCCTCCGTCCCCGGCACGGCCGCTTCGGCCATCGACGCGTTCCTCGCCACAAAGATCGAACATGCCTTGGCCGCAGCGGCCAAGACGCCCCTGGCCGAGGCGCAGCAATTTCACGAGCAGATTTTCTCCGTCTTGCGAGACAACTGCCTGCGTTGCCACGGCGAAAAAGAAAACGGCGGCCTGCGTCTCGATTCGCGCGAGGATGCCCTCGCCGGTGGCGATTCGGGACTGGCGGCCATCGTGGCTGGCAGCGTTGCCGACAGCGAACTGATTCGTCGCCTTCGCTCGGAGGATCCGGACGAGCGGATGCCCCCCGGCGGAAAACCTCTCTCTGAGGAGCAGATCGCCGCGCTCGAGTCGTGGATCGCGTCGGGCGCTGTGTGGCCCGCGCCCCCCGTGACGGCCGAGGAGGTCGCCGCGCCGGCCCTCTTGGACGATGCGGCGTTTCTCCGGCGACTGTATTTCGACACCGTGGGGGTTCCGCCCCAAGAAGACGACTTGCGGCGATTCCTGGCAGACGATTCGCCGGACAAGCGACGCGAGTGGATCGACCGACTGTTGGCCGACGATCGTTGGGCCGATCACTGGATGAGCTACTGGCAAGATGTGCTTGCCGAGAATCCGACGCTCATCAACAGCAGCCTCAACACGACCGGTCCGTTCCGCTGGTTTCTTTACGATGCGCTGCGCGATGGCAAATCGTTCGATCGCCTGGTTACGGAACTGATTCTGCTGCGCGGCAACGCGCACGCCGGGGGGAGCGCCGGTTTTGGCATTGCGGGGGACAACGACGCGCCGCTGGCGGCCAAGGGGCAGATCGTCTCGTCGGCGTTCTTGGGTATCGAACTGCAATGCGCGCGCTGCCACGACTCGCCCTACCACAGCACGACCCAGCGCGACCTTTACTCGCTGGCGGCCATGTTGGCCCGCAAGCCCGTCACAGTGCCCAAGTCGAGCCGCGTGCCTGCCGCATTTTTCCAGCAGAAGTCGCGTGAATCGCTGATCCAGGTCACGCTCGAGCCAGACGAAGAGATCACGCCGACCTGGCCCTTCGCGGAGATTGCCGGAACGCCGACAGAGGGCTCGCTCGATGGTCTGATGCAGAATCCCGGCGACTCGCGCGAGCGATTGGCCGCTTATATCACGGCGCCGCAGAACGGACGTTTTGCCAAGGTCGTGGTGAATCGCATCTGGCGGCGGCTGCTGGGCGCGGGGCTCGTCGAGCCGGCCGATGACTGGGAAGGGCATCCCGCCAGTCATCCCGAACTGTTGGACTGGCTGGCCAACGAATTCATCGCGCACGATTACGACATCAAGCACATGGTTCGTCTTATCCTGGCGTCGCAGGTCTATCAACGTCGGGCGACTGGCCACAACGCGGCGGCCGATCCCGAGCTGCGTTTCTTCGTGGCGCCCGATCGCCGGCGTCTATCGGCCGAGCAAGTCGTCGATTCGCTGGTCGCCGCGTCGGGACAGCCGCTGGACGTGGAAGAGCTGACGTTCGATCCCGACGGTCGCCGCCCCGCTAGCAATCGACTGACGCTGGGGGTGCCGCGTCGCGCGTGGATGCTGGCTGATCTGGCCAACGAGCGCGATCGGCCGAGTCTTGGCCTGCCGCGCGCGCGGGCCCTGGCCGACCTGATGGAGGCCTTTGGCTGGAGCGGCGCGCGGCAGAATCCGCGCACCGATCGAGAGGCCGATCCCAACGTGCTGCAGCCGGGCGTGATGGCCAACAGTACGGCCTCTGTTCTACTCACGCGCGCCGTCGAGGGGAGCGGCTTGGCCGAGTTGGCCGTCGTGGCCACTTCGCCCGAGACGTTGGTCGACCGTCTCTTTCTACGTTATGTGAGCCGCTTGCCCAGCGATGCCGAACGCGCTCCGCTGGCGAGCACGCTGGCCGAAGGTTTCGCGCAACGAATCGTTCCCGCCAGCGAAGTTGAAGCCCCCGCGTCCCCCGCTGCGTTACCGCGGGTGACCTGGTCGAATCACCTCAGCCCGGATGCCTCGACGATTGCGCTCGAGCTCGAACGCCGTGCCCGGAGCGGATTACCCGCGGACGGCCGTTTGCGCCCCGCATGGCGTGAAGCGTATGAGGACGTTGTGTGGAGCATCATCAATATTCGCGAATTCGTGTGGTTGCCCTGA
- a CDS encoding DUF1501 domain-containing protein, which translates to MNEANAKQHVSVPPSSTIDRRQFLKTAATVSALATCSRPALSAPLLQGQAEHVVSIWLGGGMGACDTFDPKRLGDPTKKLAGSYYDSIETAVSGVRVCEHLRQLAPLMDRVTAVRTLHHDVIDEHAAATNRMHTGRPVSGTVVYPSLGSVIAQQRGAVEDGVPPYVLIGYPNVSRGSGFLGARAGYLYLTDTNQGPAGLTRPAGITSERQARRQKLLGHLRGSQTETDDQRLRNYDEAIVQSLKLSGPSFMRSFNLEEEPSELRVRYGGEFGQRCLLARRLLERGVRFIEVSHNLNFLNGAGWDVHNEGILQQHALIQELDTAMSALLTDLESKRLLDKTLIVVTTEFGRPPEFDSGGGRGHQGSTFCCVLAGGGLRHCGAYGETDELSKRIVSHPVSVPDFFATIHAALGIDYSENLYDGDRPVPITDMGQPIAPLFG; encoded by the coding sequence ATGAATGAAGCCAATGCCAAGCAGCACGTTTCCGTCCCTCCATCGAGCACGATCGACCGCCGGCAGTTTCTCAAAACGGCCGCGACCGTCTCGGCGCTCGCCACGTGCTCTCGCCCGGCGCTGAGCGCACCGCTGCTCCAGGGGCAGGCCGAACATGTCGTGTCGATCTGGCTGGGAGGGGGCATGGGGGCCTGCGACACCTTCGACCCCAAACGATTGGGCGATCCGACGAAGAAGCTCGCCGGCTCGTACTACGACAGCATCGAAACGGCGGTTTCCGGGGTACGCGTCTGCGAGCATTTGCGTCAGCTCGCGCCGCTCATGGACCGCGTGACCGCGGTGCGGACGCTCCATCACGACGTGATTGACGAACACGCGGCCGCGACGAATCGCATGCACACGGGCCGGCCCGTGAGCGGAACTGTGGTCTATCCGTCGCTGGGCTCCGTCATCGCGCAGCAGCGTGGCGCGGTCGAGGATGGTGTGCCCCCCTACGTGTTGATCGGCTACCCCAACGTCTCGCGCGGGTCGGGCTTTCTCGGCGCGCGCGCCGGTTACCTCTATCTTACCGACACGAACCAGGGACCGGCCGGACTGACGCGTCCCGCGGGTATCACGTCCGAGCGACAAGCGCGGCGTCAAAAGCTCCTCGGCCACTTGCGCGGATCGCAAACCGAGACCGACGATCAGCGTTTGCGCAACTATGACGAGGCGATCGTGCAAAGCCTCAAGTTGAGCGGACCGAGCTTCATGCGGAGCTTCAACCTCGAGGAAGAACCTTCCGAGCTGCGCGTTCGCTACGGCGGCGAGTTCGGACAACGATGCCTGTTGGCTCGCCGGCTGCTGGAGCGTGGCGTGCGGTTCATCGAGGTATCGCACAACCTCAACTTCCTAAACGGAGCCGGCTGGGACGTCCACAACGAGGGTATTCTGCAGCAGCACGCCCTGATTCAGGAACTCGATACGGCGATGAGTGCGCTCCTTACCGACCTGGAATCGAAGCGTCTGCTGGACAAGACGCTGATCGTCGTGACGACCGAGTTCGGACGCCCGCCCGAGTTCGACAGCGGTGGTGGCCGCGGCCACCAGGGGAGCACGTTTTGCTGCGTGCTCGCCGGCGGCGGCTTGCGGCATTGCGGCGCGTATGGAGAGACGGACGAATTGTCGAAGCGGATCGTCTCGCATCCCGTCAGCGTGCCGGACTTTTTCGCCACCATCCATGCAGCGCTCGGGATCGACTACTCGGAGAACCTCTACGACGGCGATCGCCCCGTGCCCATCACCGACATGGGGCAGCCGATAGCACCGCTGTTCGGCTAG
- a CDS encoding Rrf2 family transcriptional regulator: MLSKTAEYALRAMICLAGTPSHPASADSLAERTKVPRRYLHHVLQDLVGAGLVRSRSGPGGGYELALASAEISILDVVNAVAPIERIRECPLGLPSHTELCPLHHELDCAYAATEAAFRNVTLQQILDSTSPIVPLCNVTGEMK, encoded by the coding sequence ATGCTTAGCAAGACCGCCGAGTACGCCCTGCGCGCCATGATCTGCCTGGCCGGCACCCCCTCGCATCCGGCTTCGGCCGATTCGCTTGCCGAGCGTACGAAGGTCCCCCGACGGTATCTGCACCATGTGCTGCAGGACTTGGTCGGAGCGGGGCTCGTCCGTTCGAGGTCAGGACCGGGGGGGGGCTATGAGTTGGCGCTTGCGTCAGCAGAGATTTCCATTCTCGACGTCGTCAACGCGGTAGCGCCGATCGAGCGGATTCGCGAGTGCCCCTTGGGTCTGCCCTCGCACACGGAGCTTTGCCCGTTGCACCACGAGCTCGATTGCGCCTACGCAGCAACCGAGGCTGCCTTTCGCAACGTGACGCTGCAGCAGATTTTGGATTCGACGAGCCCCATCGTGCCGCTGTGTAACGTCACCGGAGAAATGAAGTAG